CCGAGCTTCCGACCAGACACACCATGAGCGAAGCGGCGCGCTTGAAATGTACCGTCTATGTGGGGGGTCTCGACCAGGCGGTTACTGTGCAGACGCTGGCCGAGGCATTCGTTCCCTTCGGCGAAGTTGTTGATATAACGCTCCCAAAGCCCGACGTTCCCAACTCGAACGAGCTCCATCGCGGGTTTGGCTATGTGGAATTTGAGGTACCCGAAGATGCAAAAGAAGCGATCGACAACATGGATGGAAGCGAGCTCTACGGGCGTACGATCAAGGTTGCTGCCGCAAAGCCACAGAAGGATAGCAATGAAGGCCTAGGAAGCAAGACAGCTATTTGGGAACAGGTGCGCAAGGTGATTCAACCTCGTTACAGGCAGATTTCTAACTACGCATGTGCAGGAGGGCTACTTGGCCAAATACGCAgtcgacgaggaggataagTTGGCGGCAGAGCAGGCTCAAGCAGCAACCAATGATCGTCCTCACGACCCTATGCAAGGAttggaagagctggacgTCGCTGGTCCGAAGCCCGAATAAGCTCTAGAGACTCGAAGGTCATGAAACAGGAAGCCGTGCGACAGTAATATTGCAATATTACTCCATCAGAACCCTCCGTTCAAGCCGTACTATATACACGCGCTCCAACCGAGTTTTTTAAGAAGTTTCAAATTCTCCCGCGACATCAACTTTCCCGTGAATAATACAGACCGCCGACAAAAATCACACCAAGGATCGCCATTGCAATTGAAATATGGTAATACACTTTAGTGCTCACGGCTCTCAGGGCTGTTGCGGCTAAGACGGAGAGTCTTGTCGGTCATGAGCTTCCTGCCGCTGGAGTAGATAGCAGCTCCAACAGCGACGCTAGAAGAAATTGCGTCAGCATGAGCGCAGGCTTAGTCTGGGGAGGCAGTAACTGGGGGTCGGTCATGAAATATAGAGTTCAAAGAATCTCAAAACAGTAAACATACCCAAGAACGATACCTAATAGCAGAACGGTTAGACACACAGTGGTTCCATGCGAATAGCCTCAGATCCATGACATACCGAGAGGAATCAACTCCGGGGGGACCCGCTTGAGGGTGCGCAGACGCTGGGAGATAGTGTGAGCTGTAGCTTTCAGTTAGTCCAATTACATCCCTAAACACTTCCTCCTGCAATCGAGAATCAATTGCAGGCCGTTAGGGTTCCCATACCGCTGTGGGCCTCCTTCTATAGCGATCGTTAGCACACAGGACTCGAAGCCGTTTTTTCCCGGGACGAAGAACACCAAAAGGGACTTACAGGAGTAGGGAAAGCAAAAGGCCGAGAGGCCTGCATCCGCAAGACACGAGTGGGGAACATGGTGAGGATGGACGTTGAGGTGGGAGCAGAGATGGTGGTGGGATGAAGATCAGATGTGGTGACGGAAGCTCACGACGTTTGAAGGGGAGGTTTGAGTAGTACTGCCTTAGGCTGGATTCGGGTGTTTAGGAAATCTTGCCGCATGAGTGGCTCGCTAGACCGCCCGCGGTCACTCCCGGATTCACTGCTTCACGGGATCATTCCACCACTCCACTGGCGCAAACCTCACcccatcttccttctccaactcccctCTCACCCACGCCCAACCCACCCCATATACCTCTTTTAAATTTATTCTAGAGACCTTTCTGTCTCCTCATAGTCAAAATGGGTGCTATTCCTGAGGCCGATCCCGATGAGCCCATGGAGACCAAGCCCTTCAAGTTCGTCACAGGTGAGCTTAATCGCAGCCAATCTCGAGGCTTAGAGCCTCAAATTGGAGTCAATTGCTAATTTAAGTGCAGCTGGTACGTGATAATTAGGTCTATTACCGATTAAATCGCTCGCAACGCCGCCGTAGTCGAGGTTTTCATATCGGGTGGATTCCATACGTGGTACTGACAACTTCTGATGTAACAGGCTATGATGCCCGCTTCCCCCAGATGAACCAGTACGTTAACCTCAATGATCTACGCCTCAATTCCTCGCAGGCAATTGCTAATTCCCCTCCTCACTACAGGACCAAGCACTGCTGGCAAAACTATGTCGACTACCACAAGTGTGTCACCGCCAAGGGCGAGGATTTCCGTCCATGCCGTCAAGTATGTCACTTTTCTCCGTATCCCCGACGTGGAACCCAAGGAATACCAACATTGTATGTAAAGATAGACGGGCTAACCATTGATACAGTTCTACCACGCTTTCCGCTCCCTGTGCCCCAAGGCGTGGACTGACCGCTGGGACACCCAACGCGGTATGTAaatttctttctcagctCGCCAAACTGCCCCATCAGTGACTAACCTTATTTAACAGAGGCTGGCAACTTCCCCGTTCGCCTGGACCACTAGACGAGTAACAAGtcattgttgattgattttTCAAGCATTTTTTGTGTCAACATGTACTCTACCTGATTAAAGTGGGAATACAAATCCGTCCCTAGGATTGGCTcgggagaaagagatatatagATTCGCCGTAGTCGAAAATCCATTGTGCTCCTATTTTGGTCGAGCTACTGTTCTTCGCACATGTAGAAGAGTTCACGATTCGCCTTATGGTGCCTACTATTAGCGCCTCTCACGTTAACCAATACCAGTAGAGATATCTGTAAGCGGAATATACAAGAACGACTGAGTTAATAGCTCCGATTGTCAACCCAGTAGgatttattcttctatcTGATATCCAAACTAACAAACCATTCTATCTATTCCAACTCACAATATAGCCAGTATATGACCAACAAAAACCAGTGCTGCAACCGCGAAGTCACTTCCGGCACTGAGACAGTCTATGATAGATGAACAATTGCTGAAACAAAGGACTGACACCCGGTATATTTCAACCAGGATCTTCCAATGCAAGGGTATCTCGGTGCAGTCAACGGACAGCACTCGCAGAAATCAAGCGGCCAAAAAAGCCAGCCAAACCACAAAGGGGCGAgagaaaaacgaaagaagtACACAGAAAAAGGTATGTACACCAAATAAAACCAACTTTTTTGCCCACCCGATGCTTTCGCCAAAGAAACATatacaataataataaagaaCTAGTTTATAGCAAGATCAAGCAAATCAGAAATATGTGAAAAGagaccgaagaagaagaaaaaaggactATCTATGCTGTGTGCTTCTCTTCGGAGACACCCTTCAGCAGACGATAGAGCTTCTTATGCTCTTCCAGGAAGATGAATGTAGCGATGGTATGGGGGCCCAGGCGAATGAAACTGGGAACCCAACCGCGGAAAGCCCAGGCGAAGCCTTCCTTGCGGGTGATGTCTCGTAAGAGACCCACGATGCTGTGGCCGCGGCTCTCGGCCGGAGAAGCGGTCATCACACGGGTCTTGATCACGTCCACGGGGCTGCAGACGGTTGTCGCGACGAAACCGGCCAAGAAGGACGCCGTGAAATGAGTGCCCAGGTTATCGGACATGCCGAACCTGTCGATGCAGAGACGCTTGAAGGTGTCGTAGGAAGCCAATTGCGAGGCGGTCATCAGCACGGCACGAGTCGAATTGGGCCAAACACCACGGAACAGACTTGCAGGACCTTCGTGGCGGGTCATCTGGACCAGTCCGTGGAAGGCATGTCTGTAGTTACGGCGTTGCTCTACGGGGAGAGCTGCGTCGGACTGCATGCGCACGTTCATAACGTCGGCCGGATTTCCTGCGATACCACCAAGAAAACCGGATGTACAGGCCATCCCGACCAGGGTGAGAGTGCTGGCGGGTGCATCGGGCGATGTGAAGCGCGATTTCAACTCTTCATATATACCGAAGCGAGTGGTGGAATAGGTCATCTGTCGCAAGAGCGCGGCCGAAAGCTACATGGTTGTTGCACTGTGAGCGTCCTCCTCCCGTTTCCCCTGGGACCCACACAGATTGAACGTACCCCTCTATATAAACCCAAAATACCATCACTCTTAATCACATGGCCGAAAGTGCCTAACATGGTGGTGGGCGCTCCGGGTCCACGTGTTTGCAAGCGAACCTATTTTTTCCCACACGCCATCGATTAGCGTCACGGTGACgcgagagaaaaagaacatggGCAGAAAACGCATAACACAGCCGATAATGGTCTATGAATAATTTACCTTCACTATGAGATTAATGTTAGCTAAGTCGGaatagagagaaaaataaTTCAGTAGTGAAATTAGATTTATATTGAGGGCTTACCAAGATCCAAAGGGTGCGTCACGGCGGCCGCAAAACATGATGCAGAGCCACCAAACCAGAAAGGATAATGCACTTTTTTCACTGGCACAGCAGCCCGGGGGGGCTGCGACACCTCCAGCTTTGCGCTGCTTGCCATCCTGGAGAACAAGATGTGAACAATCCAGCGAGGGGAAGGGGAGTGGAGAGTGTAGGTGATTTCAAAAGGTAGGAGACTAGTTTGTACAAGTACCTAAATGTCTTAGACTAGTTTCGTACCTCACGGGAATTTCTTAAAATGCGTCGGAGACTTGATCTATCTCCGAGCCCGCAGCGGTCTTCGGCAGCATAACCGGTGCTGGAGGCAACCAGCCAATCATAGACTCGGTTTTGGTCGGGCAAATGGTAACCCTCGGTAATACAGTGGAAGGAGGCAGGGATATCCGCGGGCTCATTCTTCGCGGAAGAAGGCGTCTTGGAACCTTTGTCTACATCAACGTGGTCGGTCCTTGAATTACTGCCGATGAACTTCATTCCAAGGCTTTATGTAGGATACTATCACTTTTCCTGCATTTAGTTGACGGTAGTGTCTGATGTCTGCCATGTAGCACGGTAATCGCGATTGCAAGGATGTATTTTAGATCACTTTGCCAGCCAGAAGCAGATTAGTAGGCCATGTGGTGTTCTGGAGACCATGTGGAGTCGACGAAGCATCTCGAATACTTCGAATAAGTCTAAAGTAAGCTCTGTTTTGACAACAAAGAGGGATCTCCATCTACCAACATGAATCTATATCGAAGTACAAGATGCCCCGTACATATACTGGCACATAGTATTTATTGCCAAACATAGCTTTAGTAAGAGGGCATTTAAGGAAGCCAATTTCCTTCCACGTCTCTCTAGACCTGTAAATATAACGTAGGCTAAATATACATCAATCAAACATGCCAATCAGGCCAAATCCAGAGAAGATTAAGGTTACACAGAGGCACAGCTACGGAGGAGGTATTGACCATTTCTAGCCTCAAGCACCATAGCTGCGATTCGAACTGTTTCATTCATTTTAAGTTTCTATATTGTAATTGAGTGTGACATGTTTCATATAAGCCCTCGAGGATACAAAGCCAATATAACATTGACCAAGTCGACGGAAAGCTGCTATCGACTCGTATAAGCAAGGTGAAATCCCATTCGCGCCGCTGCTCCCTAACCTAAAACTCCGTCCAGATGCTTTGAAATAGCAATTATTGAATATGAAGGCGTGCTTTTCCTGTTAATTCTTGTTTTCCCAGTTTTCACTTTGTGTCCCTACCAGCAATGGCTGGGGTACACGTGAATATctcaaaggaaagataaatCAATCAAAAACCATACCCACCACCTCCATACGGGGTTGCACCGTACGGGGTTGCTGCGCTTGCTCCCCAAGCACTTGCACCGCCATTAGCGTAAGCAGTGAAGCCTCCATCAATACCCTCTGGAGGCTCATATGCATCTGGACTGCGTACACCCATcatatcttcatcctccccacCCATAACACCATTGTGGTCGCCGTCACCAGTGCCAGAAAGTGCCGAAATAACAGACGCAAGCTTGCGTTGTAAAACTGTGATCCCTTGCTGGATGATCATATCCGGTTCGAGGACACCGACGCTCTCGACATCGATATAAAAGTTGTTGGGTTGCGCATCGTAATCGAAGGGTTGGTCCGGGGGAGCGGCGTGTTCCCATGCAGCATTGTGAGAGACGGGCCTACTTCTATCAGTATGGAAAGCCCTTCTCCCAGAGATTTTCGATGAAAAAAGGGTGATGCGCATTACCATTCTTTAATAGGATCTTCTTCGTACCAATAATCCACATGTTTGAGGTTATTGTGCGGGTCATATTCGAAACCAACTGCTGCGGTGGGCATCCACTTGGCGTGTTCTTTGGCAATACCCTTCTTGGCGATACATGTCATTTTAAGCTCTTGCCCACGTCGCAATTTACAGATCAGGGGTCCATTGCCTTCTGGATCAGTGATAACCGGGTTTCCGACCCATTCATTCGCCCGCTCACCGCTGACCACCAGATCCCGCGCATACACGCGCATAATGTCATCGCCGGTGCAGCGCGCATGTAAAGTAAGCGTCACGCTGCACCGCGCGCAATGATCCTCACACTCGCAGTCGCGAGTGTACTCAACGTCCTGGTCACAGTTCTTGGAATTAAGAGGGATGAGACCCAGTCGGTGGGCAAGAAACTCGTCCGGAAGCACAGAGGTATTCTTCTCGACTTCAACTAAGTCGATAGCAATAGTGGGAACTTCAGCAAGCATGGCTCGGCGGAGAGAGTTGGCGAAGGCGAGATCGACGGAGCTGAGTTTGAAATCGACTCGGTAGGGTTCGGCCTACACTTTTGTTAATCCCTGAGGACTCGTTTTGGCGCTTCTCTCCATAATTTGACTTGGTGTTCGAGATTTTTGACCATACCTCTCGCACTGTGACCTGGGGCCCTGTAGGCTCGATGTCCATTTCATAGTCCATGTTGGCGACGAAGCAGCGGTGCGGGCTGCAAACTTTGAGTCGGAAACGGTGGCcttaaataatttatttattacGCAGTTCAGGCTTAAAAAGAAAGTGGTTATAACAGACGACGTCTTAGTCGGTCAAAGATGAAAGGGAAGTGATAGGGAGCtgggtttgaagaagagcgtAAGTCGCGAGCGTTGAGTTCGGCTTCAAACTGAAGTTCCGCGCTTTCCCTGTTTGGGTATCTATCACATTTACCTAGTATTGACGACCTCATTCACCCTAAGAACTACCAGTAACCAGATAATGCAGTTAACCCATGATTCTAACAAAATTATATTGTCtaatatctatatctattaCTTCGCCGGATGGATATCTATATGCTAGCTGATACGAATGAGATTACTCATGTCTACGTGGTCAATAAAGAATAGTTTTGCTGGTTAATCTCGCAACCATCTGAGTCACTTGGAGAATAGTCTTTTTTTGTGgggctttcttctcttcttgacTCCTATTTCTGCATGAGTAAAAGGCCAGATCATCAAAGGCACAAGCGAACCCATGTCACCAGTAGGCCAGTTGCCCTAACCGCATAAGCGGTGTCGCAAAAAGAGCTGTAAGTAGATGGCTAAACCATGTCAGAGTCAAAAGCAAATTTTGGTATCCAGATAACCAAATATCCTCTCCACGAGTAGGATTCGATagaatgatgatgttcaagCGACATCAGCTGCAAACTTTTCGTCCGTCCACGCCAGCGCTGTCCACTGCGCTTCTAACTCTCTATTCGACGGATCGTCATGATATCTATAGTGGTGAGCGTGTGAATCTGATGCCATGCGCATACCCTCCCAGATCGCGAAGTGGTATGTCAAGCAAGGCATGTAATGGCAACTCGAACTCCAGAACAGCACCGCCAACCATTACAAAAAAGGATGTTTAGACAAGAGAAGGCGAACAAAAAGGTAAACCGAGGTAGAAAGATTTTGTcagggagaaaggaaagaatcaCGTCAAATCGTAACGGGAAGACCaagaggtcgaagatgatCTTCCAGAGGATCCTCGCCTATTCAGATCTGGGAATACAAGATCACGCAAGGTAAGGTATTCGCTACCGTTTCATGGAGCTGCGATTCAATGCCTCTAAGAGCTCTGGACGGCTCGCAAGAGCAGCTGCGGCTTGCGCATAAGAGACCCATTGACGCTTTCGTTTATGCATTTCTGGCCATTGCGCTTCCTCACGGTCAACGATGACCTCAAAGAATTGGTAAGATGCCTTGGGTGCATGCGACGTCAGTAGAGTAGAGGGGCGCATGTCAGGGATCATCCCCAGATCTCTGAGCACTGTGCAGATTATGCCGCCCTCTTCCCAGGCCTCTCTGCAAGCGGCTTGTTGGGCAGTTTCTTCATCTGTTTCCCATCCACCTTTGGGAAGCACCCAGCCACCTCGTCCCGCAGATTGGATCATAAGCACCTGTGATTTATCGGTCGACAAGGGAACCACACCGGCTACAAGACGTTCGCCTTTCGATCCATATCCTATCGTTGATATACGTTAGCAATGGTATGCGCGACATAGGCAACGATAGcagagagagggaaaaatcaaaaacaatGTCCGTAGTTCGAACAGGGTATGGAGAGGGGCACAATTGGGCCCACGTGCCTCCAGGGACAAGCACTCACGTTGGTTTTTCCGTCCTGTCCGGGACTCCATTGACCGAGTTTGATCCACCATCTTGGAtcaagagacagagagattAAGTCAAACAGTAAGGACCCTCTACACCACCTGGGCTAGATAGGCTATTGATAGAGGGATTGGATAAATCGGTGATTTGCAGCGCGAGCTGCAGTCCACGCGACAAGGAACCAAAAGAGTGTAGGGTTTGCGGAAAGTCAAAGAGAAGGTTGTCAATGACACAATGACGAGGCGAAGTATATGGGGTTAGAAGTCCGGAGATGAACTTTTTAAACTTCAAACGACGGATATTCtgagccaaagaagaaccagaactGGTGAATGAGAGCTGGTTCAGGACCCGTCGACcctaattttttttctaccTCCGGAACTTGGAAAGCGAGGCGGtcgagaaaaaaaaaaaaaaaaagtaggGAAATTTTtttggaggggaaggatTGGTAAAAAAGCTTCAGGAACTAGGTATCCCCGTTCACTCCCGCAGCGGACGGGAACCTCGAAGGAGATGTGAGGGTACAAGAAGACATGGTAATCAGGAGGGCAGCATagaaataagagaaaaaggatagAGGGACAGGAAATGGGAGGAACGGAGGGGGAGGCGAGAGAACGGGGAATCAGAGACAGCTTAGGTTGGGAGTATAATGGGCGGCGCGGTCCGGCAGGACGAGTCGCTCTCTCTCGCCCGGAGCGGACTTTGCTGGGCGGTACTTACGGGTACGTACGGTACCCTGATTCGGCCTCAATGGGTAATGGATTGGTCCGCATTTGTGTGTGCGGTGGGCATATTTGGTATTACCGAGACAATACTGACCTCCGGTATGCCTCCCCTTAATCCCGTCTCCAGTTATCTTGAATgtattataatttattttgAGTCTTATTTCTGGAAATTCCACCCCCCAGTCTTCTctttaattattattattattattactgcatgttcttttctttttgttttaaTTTAGTAAACTTCTAGCTCttactcctttttttttactctcttACAGGGtccatctcctttttctaaCCCCCAACCCTTTCCCCAGTCAACTAGTAGGTATCATATTGTTGTATGGAATGTAGCGATCTTGTGGAGTTGACcgactacggagtaattgTACCCAGGGATCTTTGGAGAGACAAACGGACAGGTGAGGTAAGCATGTTTCCATTTCCATAGTAATGACTCCTGAGTCTTCCGATGCATTGCGGACCTTGTCGGTTCCACAGTAACCTCTTGGTCACCCAAGGGACCACACAAATGGGAAAGCGAACTCGGGAGTACCACAGTGCTGGTGAAATGATCCCTCACACACCGGTATGCTACTCAGATCATGTCAGGAACTCGGCTCTTCCAGTACCTGTTGTTACAAACAGGCTTCTGTGTATGCATGCACATGCAATACAAAAAGGCGCCACATAAGAGCTCTCTCAGATCCGGTGCAGGtggataaaaaaaaaggtcctTCATCATGTAGAAAGGGACTAGATTAAGTTCTGTCCGTCTCCATCGGACTTAACCCTTTGTCTGACGAAGTAAACGACGATGGCCGCCACAAGCGCGCCGCATTCGTTGCTCAAATGTTCTCGGGGGTAAGTAGTATACTATGGACTTGGGTTAGTACCTAGATAGTAAAGTACTGGTCGAAACTTGAGGTAGGATGGAACTATAAGTTCCTCTAAATTAACCTTTTATGGCTTACGCTCGTCTAGCctaaaaagagaagagaaaagggaaaaaaaagcaCATTCATCCTCGCATTTTGGTCCCAGCAATTCACTGGCCACTAGTCACACACTGCAAGCAAAAATAACTAATTACCGTGAGTCCTCCCAGAATTAGGATCGATCCACATGGTTAACCAACTTTGGACAGCGAATGGGTACAGTTATGTGATAATCGGGACAAATAGTTGTACTAATCAAAGTAATAGATTTTCTGTGGAACGAGGTCATAGAATAACCAGCAGAAGGCCGAGTTCCCACGATCTCCTCGGGACCTCGTTGCACGGACGCGCCCTTTGCAACCTGTGTCCATGGTTCAAGATTACCTTGGGTAGCAGAGTGCGCATCTGAAGCACCAATACCTGCCTTTTCGTGGATGCTAGTATATCCCTACATTGCATTTAGTTGACGTGAAGAGCAATTTATCGTACCTATATATACTGTTTTCTTTATTCGTGCTCGTAGAGGTGCCGAATTTTTGGTATTCTTGGGAAGCAGTATGTATGATTGTACCCGTCAgctttattttcttttaatttATGTCTTCTTATGTGGTGGTTACTGGGCACTCCCGTTGTCATCCAGACAAGCCTTAGATTTATTGGGTACCATCCAGCATGCCTGCATACATCATTAGTCTTCAAAACTAACATCACAGAATGACTGATCCAACTAAATGCGGGGCTCCAACAACGATTATTCAGTCCTTGCCGCTCTCtccttttactttctttatGTTTGAAGATACGAAacaggaaaacaaaaattgCCTTTCACACGTCAAAGTTAAACCCAGATCAGAGCTCGCCTCACCTCATACAATTTATtcaatggcgatgatgtAGGTGTATGCCGGCATGTCCTATGCTAACCTATAGGGGATTTGTAGATCATAGCCGGGGGTAAGGAGGGGAGGGTTACTTAAGATAGTGCGGGCTAAACCTACGAAGGATTTCGGACTACCAAGAAGGTATGCCTATCGTATTCAAGGGTGACTCGGTCAGATTGGGAAAGGTGACGGTGGCGATTAAATAGTGAAGTGACAACACAGCAATTAGCTATTGAGTTAGTGCGGATCTTTTGTGTCCATACTTGAAGTTGGGGATAATCGACATGTGATGTCATGGTCAACTTCTGAAATGGTATATTGGATTGAATGAAACCGCTTGAAACCGAATGTTGGATCAGCTGAGACAAGGTTCAATGGATTGTCGCAGCGCAACATTCCAACGGCCGTCAATAATAAGGATTGACCGTTGGGACACTTGGCCAACTTCCCATTTCAGAGCCAGGGACGCCCAATGACATGGTTCTTTCGTATTGTATGTATCGTACCGGCAATTTTCATTACCAACCTCTGTGGCCTTGTACCTAGTATAAATCCTGGataatgtacatacatcatccaTCCCTAGGGAGGTATCAGGTCATAGCACTCTGTAACTAGTTGAAAACGGCAAAACAAGTCAGCTAGTCTATGACTAACAATGGCAATGCCAGATTGGTGGTGCCACTCAGGCTAGGGGATTCGCATATACctaggtagtagtagtcaCGCTGTTTGAAGATCTCCAGGATCTTTTCGCGTTTTATAGGCTcaggtactgtacatacatacatactgtatgGGGTACGTCCCCGtcctactactagtaggtatgtactgtacggagtacagtacTCCCTGGGTAGTCCTATGTATATCACGATGCGGGCTTTGATATGTCCAGAGAAATGAGTGTATATTATTacattgatattgacatgggTACAGTATGATCACATAAAATGGGCCCCTTCAAGACTACCCAACACAAAGTTTTCTAGCGAACAAGGATTATGCAAAATGGATTGAGGCAACTTGAGCTCTGCACGCTCGGATCCTCTTTCTAGAAGCATCACGAACGTCATTTGCAGCGCTTGGCAGCTGCTCCTGGTGATCTCCTGCGACCTTTGCACAGAATGATTCTGCTTATTTTGTATATATCACTTTTCTGAGCCATCCCAAACCTTGTACTCAGAAGGAACATCTATGACATGAGAAGGACGGTGTGTTTGTTTCCCTTGCTGCTGGTTGAAGTGGTATTACCGTACGTGTGTTCCTTTTGTATCCAAAGGCATATGAACTGATAAGCTGATAATCACTCTTCTTTAACCGCAAGCTTAAACATCCCTCTATTTTTCTTCGACGCTGAACCCCATTTGCAGATAGATTAAAACCTCGTCTGATTTGTTTTTTAACTTCCCTTGTATTCCCTTAGAAACACAAAAAGCATTTCTTCCCTGATTATCCCACCCCTCATTTTTTTTACCCTTGGGTTTCCGCCTTGAGCGCCGACAATAATAACCGCACCACATCCACTGCTAATCGAAACTATGGGATCCATCGTCGACGCCGAACAAGCCAGGAAATTGTCGCTTTTCCGACCTCTTGGTAAGCAGCCAGTCAGATGATATTCCCTTTCCCCGTGCAATCATTATTGGCCCTCATCCACCCTTCTTGAACCCGGGAGCCAAACCGATACTCTGTGCCCCTCAACGACGCATTTTACTGCCCCTCTTCCGCGGcgatggttttcttggccatCGCCCGTACGGCCCATCGTGATCCTCTGATCATGTCCCTCATTAGTGCCCTTCCTTACAACTAATGCATGCCTGtactcccttttctttcatcgCCGCTGCCGTTGGATCGATCGGTGACTGTCCGCCATGACTAACGGACATGGGAACCCCACAATCCATTGCTGATCTCAACATACAGGTTACCAGCGCAACTCATGTGGCTACTGTAAATCCGACAATGGAAGTGAGTCTCTCTGGCACATgtcccttccctccctcccacAATGGATAGTTCTTCAGCCATCTATTGCATCTAAGGTCCTTCTAATATGTATCCACTGCAGGCGCGTCGTACTATACTAGCTCTGTATCAGTACGTCCCGCCCATTATGAGGAACTCGTCAACCGTGGGTGGAGACGGTATGTATCTATCACTCGCTTGAAGAGGCAGTACGTGGCATCCGGTCGCTAATTCCTACTCCAGATCAGGGACGCTTTACTACAAGCAGAACCTGCAGAGATCATGTTGTCCGCACTATACGATGAGGTATGTACAAGGCAACCAAGAGTAACCTACATCGGCTGTGGTCCACTAACCTATTAATTAGACTTGAGGCAACAGCCTTCAAGTCGAGAAAGGACCAACGCAAAGCGATCAATC
The sequence above is a segment of the Aspergillus oryzae RIB40 DNA, chromosome 3 genome. Coding sequences within it:
- a CDS encoding RNA-binding protein (predicted protein), whose amino-acid sequence is MSEAARLKCTVYVGGLDQAVTVQTLAEAFVPFGEVVDITLPKPDVPNSNELHRGFGYVEFEVPEDAKEAIDNMDGSELYGRTIKVAAAKPQKDSNEGLGSKTAIWEQEGYLAKYAVDEEDKLAAEQAQAATNDRPHDPMQGLEELDVAGPKPE
- a CDS encoding putative mitochondrial dicarboxylate carrier (mitochondrial oxoglutarate/malate carrier proteins), which encodes MASSAKLEVSQPPRAAVPVKKVHYPFWFGGSASCFAAAVTHPLDLGTFGHVIKSDGILGLYRGLSAALLRQMTYSTTRFGIYEELKSRFTSPDAPASTLTLVGMACTSGFLGGIAGNPADVMNVRMQSDAALPVEQRRNYRHAFHGLVQMTRHEGPASLFRGVWPNSTRAVLMTASQLASYDTFKRLCIDRFGMSDNLGTHFTASFLAGFVATTVCSPVDVIKTRVMTASPAESRGHSIVGLLRDITRKEGFAWAFRGWVPSFIRLGPHTIATFIFLEEHKKLYRLLKGVSEEKHTA
- a CDS encoding DNA-directed RNA polymerase II core subunit RPB3 (RNA polymerase II, subunit POLR2C/RPB3), which produces MDYEMDIEPTGPQVTVREAEPYRVDFKLSSVDLAFANSLRRAMLAEVPTIAIDLVEVEKNTSVLPDEFLAHRLGLIPLNSKNCDQDVEYTRDCECEDHCARCSVTLTLHARCTGDDIMRVYARDLVVSGERANEWVGNPVITDPEGNGPLICKLRRGQELKMTCIAKKGIAKEHAKWMPTAAVGFEYDPHNNLKHVDYWYEEDPIKEWPVSHNAAWEHAAPPDQPFDYDAQPNNFYIDVESVGVLEPDMIIQQGITVLQRKLASVISALSGTGDGDHNGVMGGEDEDMMGVRSPDAYEPPEGIDGGFTAYANGGASAWGASAATPYGATPYGGGGSNRSYGA
- a CDS encoding NUDIX hydrolase (diadenosine and diphosphoinositol polyphosphate phosphohydrolase); translation: MVDQTRSMESRTGRKNQRYGSKGERLVAGVVPLSTDKSQVLMIQSAGRGGWVLPKGGWETDEETAQQAACREAWEEGGIICTVLRDLGMIPDMRPSTLLTSHAPKASYQFFEVIVDREEAQWPEMHKRKRQWVSYAQAAAALASRPELLEALNRSSMKR